DNA sequence from the Cellulophaga sp. HaHaR_3_176 genome:
CATCACCTAGTTGGTCTACTATAGCAGGTTGATCAATAGTAACGGTGAAACTAGTTTCATCTGCACAACTTCCTGTTCCTGCATAAATATAAATTGTTTGAGTTGTTGTAATTAAATCTCCTACTTGTAATTGTGTTCCACCTGCATTTGTTGCTGTATAATAATTATTACCAGGGCTCAAAGCTGTTAATGTATAGCTGTCACAAGCGATAACGTTAGCTACAGTGTCAGCAATTATAGTAGTACTTATAGAAACAGTAAAGCTAGATTCATCAGAACAAGATCCTGATTGATTATAAATGTAAATGGTTTGCGTTTCAGTTATAATATCACCATCATTTAACATTGTTCCTTGCCCATTACTTTCTGTAAAATAAGTACCGTTTGTAAGTGTTGCTAAAGTGAAAGATTCACATTCTGTAGCATCACCTAATTGGTCTACTATAACAGGTGGATCAATAGTAACGATGAAACTAGTTTCATCTGCACAACTTCCTGTTCCTGCATAAATATAAATTGTTTGAGTTGTTGTAATTAAATCTCCTACTTGTAATTGTGTTCCACCTGCATTTGTTGCTGTATAATAATTATTACCAGGGCTCAAAGCTGTTAATTTATAGCTGTCACAAGCTACAATGTCAGTAATAATATCTGCTGTTTCAGGTAGTATTGTAATAAGGCTAAAAACACTTTCATTGTAACAACCTCCCATATCTGATACTCTCGCCGTAATTTCTTGACTATTAGCAGTTGTATTAGTATAACTATTAGTAAGCGTTAAAGGGTTTCCAGAAGTATCAAAATAAGAAATTGTAAGACCAGCTTGTGAACCAAAAGCTTGTGACTCAATATCAGCAAGATTTAAAGAAAAAGTAGTAAATCCATCAGCATCTAAATCGCAGGCTAAAATATCATTTACAGTATTTGCTGTTGGGCCACTAGCACTTACGGTTAGTGTAATAGGGTTACGCTCTAAAGTAAGGTCGGTAACAATGGTGCTTGTAATTAAACAAGTATATACTCCAGCATCAGAAACAGCTACGGGGTATAATACTAAATCTGCATTATTTGAACCGGTAATAGCAGTACCGTCTTTAAACCATTGGTATACGTTTGCAGAACCACTAACCACTGTAGATAGTGTTATAGAAGAACCTACACAACTGCTCAGGTCTTCAATAGTATTTACTTTAGCTTGTGGATTATCAGTAAAAATTGAAATATTTGAAATGTATGTATCGAACTCATTTTCAAAATCGCCAAACTCAAAAGCATTATTATTAAATTTAAATTGACTAAAATTTGTATTTGATGTAAAATCAGGAATAGTATTATTTAATAAATTATTATCTAAAGTAAGAACCTCTAGTATACTTGAATTAGCTAATTCTTGAGGGATCTGACCTGAAAGTTGATTTTCTTCTAAAAATAAAAATCGAAGATCAGGCAGACTAGCGACACTTGCCGGAATTTGACCATCAATTAAAGCTCTGCGAATACTAAGAAAATATAGATTGGAAAGATTACCTAATTCATTAGGAATAGTACCAGTAATATTTTGAAAACCTAATGAAAGATATTCTAAGTTGGACAGGTTACCCAATGTATTTGGGATTGTTCCTGATAATAAATTGTTTCTTAAGCGTAATATTTTAAGATTTGAAAGATCTGAATATTCAGGATAGATAAAGCCCGTAAAATTATTGCTTTCTAAATTAAGTAGCTCTAAAGATAACATTTGCGTAATTTCAAAAGGAACATCACCTGTAAGCTCATTATTTGACAAGTCTATATAAACTAAATTATTTAAAGTAGTTACCGAAAATGGTATATCTCCCGTAAAATCATTACCGAATAACAATAATGATTGTAATTCTGTTAAATCTCCAATGTTTAAAGGAAGAGGACCTGTGAAATTATGATTTGATAAATTTAAATAAACTAACTTATCTAGTGTTAATAAAAAATCGGGGAAAGAGCCATTTAAATTACCATCATATAAATCTAAGTAAGTTAACTCCGTTAAATCTGCCATTTCAATAGGTAAAGTACCTGATAAGTTATTACTTCCTGTAGAAATATTAGTATCATTTAAATCGATGCCTACAACACAACCATTACTGTTTATAGTTACACCGTACCAAGTACTTAGTGGAGCAGTAGTATTCCAATTTGTGTTATTCACCCAATTAGGGCCATCTGTAGCATTATAAAGTGCAACTAATGCAGCTCTATTCGAAACTTCGCAACTAATAGTAACATTTAAATTAATTTCATTACGCTCAAGAATTAGATCAGTTACTATATCACTAGAAATTTCTGCATGATATGTACCCGCATCTGTTGTTTGTAAATTACTTAGTACTAAATTTGGACTATCAGGCGCTGTAGTTATTTCAATACCATCTTTAAACCATTTGTAATGATTTTGAGCTCCGCTTACAGTTGTTGATAATGTTACAGTATTTCCTATTTCTCCAGTTATATTTTCAATGTCATTTACTTTTGCTTGGGGGGTATCAATAAAACTAGTTAGATTAATTTTGTATAAATTAAATTGATTTTCAAAATCACCAAATTGAAAATTATTATCTCTAATTATAAAAGTATTCAAGCTCGTGTTGCCTGTGAAATTAGGTAAGGTACCTTCAAAATTATTATTTTGAATAGAAAAATTTTTGATATTATTCCATTGAGTATAAACATCTGGAATTGTACCTGTGAATTGATTATTATTAATATAGAATATTTCTAAGTCTTGCCATAAAGAAAAATTGGGAGGTAAAGTTCCGGAAAGTAAATTATCGTTAACAGCAAAAACTTCAATATTTGAAAAAACGGAATAGCTATCAGGAATAGTTCCTTCTATTTTGTTATTTAATACAGAAAACTCATTAATATTAACCCAACTACTAAATGTAGGGGAAAGCGTACCAGAAATATCATTATGGGAAATCTTAAATTCTTGTAAATCTACTAAGTTAGCTAATGATTCTGGTATTGATCCAGACAATGCATTACCCCATAAATCAATTTTTTTCAATTTTGTTAAATTACCAAAAGAATCTGGAATTGAGCCAGTAAGACCACCATCCAAGATATTACTATATGAACTTAGGTCAATTTTTTCTAAATTAATTAATTGGCCATATTCAGTTGGAATTTCTCCTGAAATGTAAGTACTCGCAATTGAAAGCTCAATTAAATTAGCCAAGTTGCTTAACGAGGTAGGAAGTGTACCTGTGAGTGATTGACCTCCTAAAATTAGGTAGCGAAGCGATAATATGTTACCGAGGCTTACGGGAACAGTGCCTGTTAACTCGTTTTCACTTAAATTTAAATAAGTAAGATTTGTTAAATTTCCGTATTCAGGACGAATAAATCCTGTGAAGGTGTTGTAATATAAGTTTAAGTACGTTAATTGAGTCATGGTGGTCACTTCAAGAGGAATATCTCCAGTAAGGTTGTTTCCCCATAGATTTAATGAAGTTAATGTTGGTATTGTTGTTAAAGAAATAGGGAGACTTCCGATGAGGTTAGCTCCTGAAATATCTAATGATACAAGATTTTGAAGATTAGCCAACTCATCAGGAATAATGCCTGTTAAATTATTACCTCCTCCAAACAAATTTGAAGTATTCATATCAATACCACGCACACTGCCCCCAGCAATACTAAGACCTTTCCAAGCATTAGTTACAGGTCCTGAAAAATCCCAATCGTTTGATATATTGGCATCAGTTTGACTTGTCCAATTATCACCACCTGTAGCAGTATAAAAAGCTTGTAGTGCAGCTTTTTCTGCAGGTGTCACTTGTGCAAGCATAATGTGAGCAAATAACAGGAACAATATTGTAGTAAAAAATCTCATTGAATAATGAATTTATTTATTGTAATATATAACGAATATAATATATACGTATTGCTAAAGTACAATTTTGATAATTCTATTTTTTATGCCATTGATAAGAGTAATGTATTTTTTTATACTTATTAATATAACGTAAACCTTATTTTATTAAGGCTAACAAAGTTTACATTGTACATGAAAACTAACAATAAAACTCTACTAAAAAGGTCATTCGTATAAAGGCTATAACACTGTCTTGAGCTAAATGTAAAGGAGTATCTAAACAGGTAACCTCATCACCACTTCAACACCATCTTCGGAGGGTATTAAAGTAGAATTTAAGTCCTACTTTGAGTCAAACCCAATTACTTGGTTTTAAAATAGGATATATTTTTTATCACTATTTTTAGTTTGCTGAATGATTTTTTCTATTTCTTCTTAAGATTTTTTTTATGTAAAGTGTACCGCTCATAATTTTTTAAGTTTTACTATACACTACAAAATTAGAGAAGCATCTCAGTTTTTTATTAAGGTATTCAGCTATTTGAAGATGTAATAGTTTACTTTCTAAGCGATATGTTTTATTGGTAATCAGACAAGTTATGTAAGGCAATATGTCCCGTAATTCGGCCTGCTTTCATGGTGAAGAGAATATTTGCTATTGGCGCATTTCCATAGCTATCGTCTTCCCAAGCATCTTTGTGTAAGCTTAAAAAAGCTTCAAGTAGTTCTTCGTCAGCGTTTCTCGAAATTACCATCATACAAGAGCGCCTTGGTACAGAAACAAATAATTCGTCGGCTTCTAGCATGGTGTGTGCTTTTAACATATGTGCTTCATTGAGTATACGTTCACTAGAAAAATTGTTTCCACTAGAGGTTAAAACCTTATTTTGCAGTACTTCAGAATAGGTGAATTCTGTTTCATAATTTCCTAAATTTCTAAAAGCTTCATTTGTAATTTGCTTACTGTCCATGGTTTCCAAATGTTGTTGCGTTAAAAACACAAAATTATCTGGTGTATCTATACCGTAAGCAATAACAACCTTTGGTCCGGCTTCTGTATTTATTAAATTAGAACTTAATGCCCCAGCTTTAAGCCCAGCCCAATTTCCTGGTTTTAAAATAGGATAGATTTTTTGATCACTATTTTTAGTCTGCTCAATAATTTTCTCTATTTCTTCTGGAGATTTTTCTTTACCGTGAAGTGTACCACTCATAACCTTAAGTTTTAATATTTACTACAAAATTAGAGAAGCCTATAATTTTATTTATCACTGGATTCAGCTATTTTGAGATTTAATAAATTAGCCATAAGGTTTAAGTCTTTATTTAATTAAATTATAATGGAATATGACCAACAATGTTACCATCTTTTACAATAAAAAATGAATTTGTAATAGGTGCATTACCAAAACTATCATCCTCCCAAGTATGGTTGTGTAAAAAAGCAAACTTATTAATCGTGTCTTCATCTGCTTGTCTTGAAATAATAGTCATACAAGTTCTTCTTGGAATAGATACTAATAATTCTTCAGCGTCTAACATAGCATGTGCTTTTAGCATATGGGTTTTAGAAAGAATGGTTTCACTAGAAAAGTCGTTCCCGTTAGCACCAACGGCTTTGTTATCTAGAGCACCAACAAATGTTAGTCCTGGATCACATTTTTCTAAATTGGTGAAGGCTTCTTGCGTAATTTGTTTAGCATCCATAGTTTCTAAATGCTGTTTAGTTAAAAACACAAAGTTATCTGGTGTATCCATACCGTATCCTATAACGACTTCTGCGCCATCTTCAGAAGGAATTAAAGTAGAACTCAAAGCCCCTGCTTTTAATCCAACCCAGTCTCCGGGTTTTAAAATAGGATAGATTTTTTTATCGCTATTCTCTGTTTGTTCTACTATTTTAGCTATTTCTTCAGGTGTTTTTTCGGGACCGTGAATGGTATTACTCATAATCTTATTTTTTTATTATTATTACAAAACTAAAACAACCATCCTTTTTTTTTATCACTGTTTTCAGCCATTATTAAATATAATGGTTTGTCTGATTCATTAAAAAAAAGGTATTCTTATAAATAAGAATACCTTGGTTATTTTTGATAATTAGCCTGTTTTAGACTGAAGTTCTTTACGGACAGTCTAGTGATGATATTAAAAATAGACCGTCTTGATTTTCAATAATTGCGATACTGCGTGTAATGCCTATGCCTTTAAAAATGTATTGGTTATCTCTTTTTTCTATAAACTCAGGCATTAAAATAAAATTTCCTTTTGAAGTGATATCAATATTAGGATCATGAACAGGCAATTGATGATAGACTTCATGTAATGTCATATGTTTATATAGGTAAGTATTCTCAAAACAATCATTAAAATCAGTGTAGGTATGAATTAGATGGTCATAGGTTGTTATCTCTT
Encoded proteins:
- a CDS encoding DUF1444 family protein, yielding MSGTLHGKEKSPEEIEKIIEQTKNSDQKIYPILKPGNWAGLKAGALSSNLINTEAGPKVVIAYGIDTPDNFVFLTQQHLETMDSKQITNEAFRNLGNYETEFTYSEVLQNKVLTSSGNNFSSERILNEAHMLKAHTMLEADELFVSVPRRSCMMVISRNADEELLEAFLSLHKDAWEDDSYGNAPIANILFTMKAGRITGHIALHNLSDYQ
- a CDS encoding T9SS type B sorting domain-containing protein, with protein sequence MLAQVTPAEKAALQAFYTATGGDNWTSQTDANISNDWDFSGPVTNAWKGLSIAGGSVRGIDMNTSNLFGGGNNLTGIIPDELANLQNLVSLDISGANLIGSLPISLTTIPTLTSLNLWGNNLTGDIPLEVTTMTQLTYLNLYYNTFTGFIRPEYGNLTNLTYLNLSENELTGTVPVSLGNILSLRYLILGGQSLTGTLPTSLSNLANLIELSIASTYISGEIPTEYGQLINLEKIDLSSYSNILDGGLTGSIPDSFGNLTKLKKIDLWGNALSGSIPESLANLVDLQEFKISHNDISGTLSPTFSSWVNINEFSVLNNKIEGTIPDSYSVFSNIEVFAVNDNLLSGTLPPNFSLWQDLEIFYINNNQFTGTIPDVYTQWNNIKNFSIQNNNFEGTLPNFTGNTSLNTFIIRDNNFQFGDFENQFNLYKINLTSFIDTPQAKVNDIENITGEIGNTVTLSTTVSGAQNHYKWFKDGIEITTAPDSPNLVLSNLQTTDAGTYHAEISSDIVTDLILERNEINLNVTISCEVSNRAALVALYNATDGPNWVNNTNWNTTAPLSTWYGVTINSNGCVVGIDLNDTNISTGSNNLSGTLPIEMADLTELTYLDLYDGNLNGSFPDFLLTLDKLVYLNLSNHNFTGPLPLNIGDLTELQSLLLFGNDFTGDIPFSVTTLNNLVYIDLSNNELTGDVPFEITQMLSLELLNLESNNFTGFIYPEYSDLSNLKILRLRNNLLSGTIPNTLGNLSNLEYLSLGFQNITGTIPNELGNLSNLYFLSIRRALIDGQIPASVASLPDLRFLFLEENQLSGQIPQELANSSILEVLTLDNNLLNNTIPDFTSNTNFSQFKFNNNAFEFGDFENEFDTYISNISIFTDNPQAKVNTIEDLSSCVGSSITLSTVVSGSANVYQWFKDGTAITGSNNADLVLYPVAVSDAGVYTCLITSTIVTDLTLERNPITLTVSASGPTANTVNDILACDLDADGFTTFSLNLADIESQAFGSQAGLTISYFDTSGNPLTLTNSYTNTTANSQEITARVSDMGGCYNESVFSLITILPETADIITDIVACDSYKLTALSPGNNYYTATNAGGTQLQVGDLITTTQTIYIYAGTGSCADETSFIVTIDPPVIVDQLGDATECESFTLATLTNGTYFTESNGQGTMLNDGDIITETQTIYIYNQSGSCSDESSFTVSISTTIIADTVANVIACDSYTLTALSPGNNYYTATNAGGTQLQVGDLITTTQTIYIYAGTGSCADETSFTVTIDQPAIVDQLGDVTECESFTLATLTNGTYFTESNGQGSMLNDGDIITETQTIYIYNQSGSCSDESSFTVFIDLLACNDSEDATKAKFPKFFTPNNDGINDLWKVDQELFTIEGTISIYDRYGKLLAQFNAENGSWDGSYNGIMVPATDYWFRFKTPDGAITSSGHFSLKR
- a CDS encoding DUF1444 family protein, whose translation is MSNTIHGPEKTPEEIAKIVEQTENSDKKIYPILKPGDWVGLKAGALSSTLIPSEDGAEVVIGYGMDTPDNFVFLTKQHLETMDAKQITQEAFTNLEKCDPGLTFVGALDNKAVGANGNDFSSETILSKTHMLKAHAMLDAEELLVSIPRRTCMTIISRQADEDTINKFAFLHNHTWEDDSFGNAPITNSFFIVKDGNIVGHIPL